In one window of Paraburkholderia phymatum STM815 DNA:
- the mnmE gene encoding tRNA uridine-5-carboxymethylaminomethyl(34) synthesis GTPase MnmE, whose protein sequence is MIATDSDPIVAIATAPGRGGIGVVRISLGRAGEAAAQPMMQALSGQTWTPRHASYVPFLDGGGNALDRGIALYFPAPHSYTGEHVLELQGHGGPIVLQLVLQRCIDAGQAFGLRLAEPGEFTRRAFLNDKLDLAQAEAVADLIEASTEAAARSAGRSLEGAFSRDIHALVEDVITLRMLVEATLDFPEEEIDFLEAADARGKLARIRERLALVLSEARQGALLREGLSVVLAGQPNVGKSSLLNALAGAELAIVTPIAGTTRDKVAQTIQVEGIPLHVIDTAGLRETEDEVEKIGIERTWGEIERADVVLHLLDARSGMTDDDEAIAARFPAGVPVVRVLNKTDLTGAAPHVEKLNASGEPDLCEVRLSAKMGDGISLLRGELLRIAGWQAGAESVYLARERHLIALRAAQNHLGLAAEHADQNAQALDLFAEELRLAQDQLNSITGEFTSDDLLGVIFSRFCIGK, encoded by the coding sequence ATGATCGCCACAGATTCCGATCCGATCGTCGCCATTGCTACCGCGCCCGGCCGCGGCGGTATAGGGGTCGTGCGCATCTCGCTCGGACGCGCCGGCGAGGCCGCAGCGCAGCCGATGATGCAGGCGTTGTCCGGGCAGACGTGGACGCCGCGCCATGCCAGCTACGTTCCCTTTCTGGATGGCGGCGGTAACGCGCTCGATCGCGGTATCGCGCTGTACTTTCCCGCGCCGCACTCATACACGGGGGAGCACGTGCTCGAGCTGCAAGGGCACGGCGGTCCGATCGTACTTCAGCTTGTTTTGCAACGCTGCATCGATGCCGGACAGGCGTTCGGATTGCGTCTCGCGGAACCGGGCGAGTTCACGCGTCGCGCATTTCTCAATGACAAGCTCGATCTCGCGCAGGCCGAAGCAGTTGCCGATCTGATCGAGGCCAGCACGGAAGCCGCCGCGCGATCGGCGGGACGTTCGCTCGAAGGTGCGTTCTCGCGCGATATTCATGCGCTGGTCGAAGACGTGATCACGCTGCGGATGCTCGTCGAGGCGACCCTGGATTTTCCGGAAGAAGAAATCGATTTCCTCGAAGCCGCCGACGCGCGCGGGAAGCTTGCGCGCATTCGCGAGCGTCTTGCGCTCGTGCTAAGTGAGGCGCGCCAGGGCGCGTTGCTGCGCGAAGGCTTGTCGGTAGTGCTGGCTGGGCAGCCGAATGTCGGCAAATCGTCGCTGCTCAATGCGCTGGCCGGCGCGGAGCTCGCGATCGTCACGCCGATTGCGGGCACGACCCGAGACAAGGTTGCACAGACCATACAGGTGGAAGGCATCCCGCTGCACGTGATCGACACGGCAGGGTTGCGCGAGACGGAAGACGAAGTCGAGAAGATCGGCATCGAGCGGACGTGGGGCGAAATCGAGCGCGCGGACGTCGTGCTGCATCTGCTCGACGCACGTTCGGGCATGACGGACGACGACGAAGCGATCGCCGCGCGCTTTCCGGCGGGCGTGCCCGTCGTGCGTGTCCTGAACAAGACGGACCTGACGGGCGCTGCTCCGCATGTCGAGAAGTTGAACGCGTCAGGCGAGCCCGACTTATGCGAGGTTCGACTGTCGGCAAAGATGGGCGACGGCATCAGCCTGCTGCGCGGCGAACTGCTACGCATTGCCGGCTGGCAGGCGGGCGCGGAAAGCGTTTATCTCGCGCGCGAACGCCATCTGATTGCGCTTCGGGCCGCGCAAAATCATCTCGGGCTTGCCGCGGAGCACGCGGATCAGAACGCGCAAGCGCTCGATCTCTTCGCGGAAGAACTGCGTCTGGCGCAGGATCAACTCAACTCCATCACCGGCGAATTCACTTCCGACGATCTGCTTGGCGTGATTTTCAGCAGGTTTTGTATCGGCAAGTGA